Proteins encoded within one genomic window of Methanosarcina barkeri str. Wiesmoor:
- the frhD gene encoding coenzyme F420-reducing hydrogenase, FrhD protein yields the protein MVKGMETLYSEIVVAGCGNPLFADDGFGPAVVEKLKDLKLPENVTVVDAGLGGPHFVFTLLNPESTKTLIIVDIADFGGEPGELRWLSVDELPVGSYRDAHSWDLTEPLQYIKDDIRIRVLACQKKYVSSPEMVIGITDEVQRAIPDAVSEILKEIGVNYGTA from the coding sequence GTGGTGAAGGGAATGGAAACGCTGTACTCCGAGATTGTGGTGGCAGGCTGCGGCAACCCACTTTTTGCAGATGATGGGTTCGGACCTGCAGTTGTGGAGAAACTCAAGGACCTCAAACTTCCAGAGAATGTCACGGTTGTTGACGCAGGGCTCGGGGGTCCACATTTTGTTTTTACTCTTCTCAACCCTGAGTCTACAAAGACTCTTATTATTGTGGACATTGCGGACTTTGGTGGGGAACCCGGTGAGCTCAGGTGGCTCTCTGTTGATGAGCTTCCAGTGGGGAGCTACCGGGACGCCCACTCATGGGACCTGACCGAGCCGCTCCAGTACATTAAGGACGATATCCGGATCCGTGTCCTTGCATGCCAGAAGAAATACGTTTCTTCTCCCGAGATGGTCATCGGGATTACAGACGAGGTACAGAGAGCCATTCCAGACGCTGTATCCGAGATACTAAAGGAAATCGGAGTGAACTATGGGACTGCTTAA
- the frhB gene encoding coenzyme F420 hydrogenase subunit beta: MIEDPYLGKYVTCVSARSTDKEILKKAQDGGIATALMVYALEEGFIDGTIVAGEGDKPWQPKPEVAMTREEILKARGTRYSISPQISWLKEATRSFGLDKVGVTGVCCQMQAVRKAQLYPINMRDVPGKVAFTVGLFCMENFPYKSLQSIVEDHANQSLGSVKKMEITKGKFWVYTERGNVATVPLKATHKYEQPGCHVCLDYVSNLADISTGSVGSPDGWSTVFIRTKVGNEIWSKAVADGMFETKPIEEVKPGLDLLRKLAKEKIEKNQKTVEERKTFGVNKGLRNPYA; this comes from the coding sequence ATGATTGAAGATCCGTATCTTGGCAAATACGTGACATGCGTTTCGGCACGGAGCACGGACAAAGAGATCCTCAAGAAAGCTCAGGACGGCGGAATCGCCACCGCTCTCATGGTCTATGCCCTTGAAGAAGGGTTCATTGACGGAACTATTGTTGCAGGCGAGGGCGACAAACCCTGGCAGCCAAAGCCGGAAGTTGCGATGACCCGTGAGGAAATCCTTAAGGCACGAGGAACTAGATACAGCATCAGCCCCCAGATCTCCTGGCTCAAGGAGGCTACACGGTCCTTTGGCCTCGATAAGGTCGGGGTCACCGGCGTTTGCTGCCAGATGCAGGCAGTGAGGAAGGCTCAGCTTTATCCTATCAATATGCGTGATGTCCCGGGCAAGGTTGCTTTTACAGTGGGGCTTTTCTGCATGGAGAACTTCCCGTACAAGTCCTTGCAGAGCATTGTCGAAGACCACGCAAACCAGAGCCTCGGCTCCGTGAAGAAGATGGAGATCACGAAGGGCAAGTTCTGGGTCTATACTGAGCGTGGAAACGTTGCCACTGTTCCTCTTAAGGCAACCCACAAGTACGAGCAGCCAGGCTGCCATGTTTGTCTTGATTATGTTTCTAACCTCGCCGACATTTCAACCGGCTCGGTCGGAAGCCCAGACGGCTGGTCTACGGTTTTCATCCGCACCAAAGTCGGAAACGAGATCTGGTCAAAGGCTGTTGCAGACGGCATGTTCGAGACAAAACCCATTGAGGAAGTCAAGCCCGGTCTCGATCTCCTCAGGAAACTTGCGAAAGAGAAGATCGAAAAGAACCAGAAGACAGTTGAGGAGCGCAAGACTTTCGGCGTCAACAAGGGGCTACGGAACCCTTACGCCTAA
- the frhA gene encoding coenzyme F420 hydrogenase subunit alpha, whose protein sequence is MTKVVEISPTTRLEGHSKLTLKVDDQGIVERGDWLSITPVRGIEKLAIGKTMEQVPKIASRVCGICPIAHTLASTEAMEASIGCEIPTDAKLLRTILHAANRIHSIALHNILILPDFYIPGTEKKFNLFANEQPARSVMARIVRIREIAQTIGAIAGGEAIHPSNPRIGGMYYNVSPRAKQKMADLAKEGLVLVHEQMEFMFDVIRNMQNREFVEVAGKQIPLPKKLGYHNQGVMATASMYGSSSLDDNPTWDFTRWKETRPWDWYMGEVTIDLEDPSYPIGGTTKIGTKANPQMEACTGVPTYDGQPVEVGPRARLATFKNFDEKGTFAQHIARQMEYPDCCYTILRCLDNLNTSGKVLADHIPQGDGSMGWAANEAPRGSNIHLARVKDGKVLWYDMLVPTTWNFPTCSRALTGAPWQIAEMVVRAYDPCVSCATHMIVVNEEEKIVTQKLMQW, encoded by the coding sequence TTGACGAAAGTTGTAGAAATCTCTCCAACCACAAGACTTGAAGGTCACTCCAAGCTCACCCTGAAGGTAGATGATCAGGGTATTGTTGAGCGAGGAGACTGGCTTTCTATCACCCCGGTCAGGGGTATTGAAAAGCTCGCTATAGGTAAGACAATGGAACAGGTTCCGAAGATCGCTTCTCGGGTCTGCGGTATCTGTCCTATTGCCCACACCCTGGCAAGCACCGAAGCCATGGAGGCTTCGATCGGCTGCGAAATCCCCACGGATGCAAAGCTCCTGCGGACCATTCTCCATGCCGCGAACCGTATCCATAGCATCGCCCTGCACAACATCCTGATCCTCCCGGACTTTTACATTCCTGGGACGGAAAAGAAGTTTAACCTGTTCGCCAACGAGCAGCCTGCCAGGAGTGTTATGGCTAGAATTGTCCGCATCCGCGAGATTGCACAGACAATTGGAGCCATCGCAGGTGGCGAGGCGATCCATCCATCCAATCCGAGGATCGGCGGGATGTACTATAATGTGAGTCCCCGGGCAAAGCAAAAAATGGCCGACCTGGCGAAAGAAGGTCTTGTTCTTGTCCACGAGCAGATGGAATTCATGTTTGATGTCATCAGGAACATGCAGAACAGGGAATTTGTAGAGGTCGCAGGCAAACAGATCCCACTTCCTAAGAAACTTGGGTATCACAACCAGGGAGTTATGGCCACAGCTTCGATGTACGGGTCATCCAGTCTGGATGATAATCCTACATGGGATTTCACTCGTTGGAAAGAAACCCGTCCATGGGATTGGTACATGGGTGAGGTAACAATCGATCTTGAGGATCCAAGCTACCCGATCGGAGGTACCACGAAGATCGGCACTAAAGCCAACCCCCAGATGGAGGCCTGCACAGGTGTTCCTACCTACGACGGACAGCCTGTTGAGGTTGGTCCGAGGGCAAGGCTTGCTACATTCAAGAACTTCGATGAGAAGGGTACTTTTGCCCAGCACATCGCCAGGCAGATGGAATACCCAGACTGCTGCTACACCATACTCAGGTGCCTTGACAACCTGAATACTTCAGGTAAGGTCCTTGCCGACCATATTCCCCAGGGAGATGGGTCCATGGGCTGGGCCGCGAACGAGGCTCCGCGTGGGAGTAATATCCATCTCGCACGGGTGAAGGACGGGAAAGTGTTGTGGTATGATATGCTTGTGCCTACCACCTGGAACTTCCCGACCTGCAGCCGTGCTCTGACTGGAGCGCCCTGGCAGATTGCCGAAATGGTCGTCCGGGCCTATGACCCGTGCGTTTCGTGTGCAACCCACATGATCGTGGTGAACGAGGAGGAAAAGATAGTCACCCAGAAGCTCATGCAGTGGTGA
- the frhG gene encoding coenzyme F420 hydrogenase subunit gamma, with protein sequence MGLLNSIEKTMGKEAKLALVAMENKAEATKEKKPVTNKIKIGHVHMSGCTGCLVSLADNNLGLIKILDDYADLVYCLTLADVRHIPEMDVALVEGSVCLQDHESVEDIKETRKKSKIVVALGSCACYGNITRFSRGGQHNQPQHESYLPIGDLIDVDVYIPGCPPSPELIRNVAVMAYLLLEGNEEQKELAGKYLKPLMDLAKRGTSGCFCDLMYDVINQGLCMGCGTCAASCPVHAITLEFGKPQGERDLCIKCGSCYGACPRSFFNLDVIPEFENINEIIANALKEGESDD encoded by the coding sequence ATGGGACTGCTTAACTCCATCGAGAAAACCATGGGCAAGGAAGCAAAGCTCGCTCTGGTTGCGATGGAGAACAAGGCGGAAGCTACAAAGGAGAAAAAACCAGTGACAAATAAGATTAAGATCGGTCATGTACACATGAGCGGCTGTACCGGCTGCCTTGTGTCTCTGGCCGACAACAACTTAGGACTCATCAAGATCCTGGACGACTATGCCGACCTCGTATACTGCCTCACTCTCGCTGACGTCCGGCACATCCCAGAGATGGACGTTGCTCTCGTCGAGGGATCGGTCTGCCTCCAGGACCATGAATCAGTGGAGGACATAAAGGAGACGCGGAAGAAATCTAAGATCGTGGTGGCCCTCGGTTCCTGCGCATGCTACGGGAACATCACCCGGTTCAGCCGTGGCGGGCAGCACAACCAGCCACAGCACGAGTCTTACCTCCCAATAGGGGATCTCATTGACGTGGATGTTTACATCCCAGGATGTCCCCCGAGCCCGGAGCTTATAAGGAACGTCGCTGTCATGGCGTACCTGCTTCTTGAAGGGAACGAGGAACAGAAGGAGCTTGCAGGCAAGTACTTAAAACCCCTCATGGACCTTGCGAAGCGTGGCACTTCCGGATGTTTCTGCGACCTTATGTACGATGTGATCAACCAGGGCCTCTGCATGGGCTGTGGCACTTGCGCTGCATCCTGTCCAGTGCATGCGATTACTCTTGAGTTCGGGAAGCCTCAGGGCGAACGTGACCTATGTATCAAGTGCGGTTCCTGCTATGGCGCCTGCCCGAGGTCGTTCTTCAATTTAGACGTGATTCCTGAATTTGAGAACATCAACGAGATAATTGCTAACGCGCTTAAGGAAGGTGAGAGTGATGATTGA